Within the Micromonospora citrea genome, the region GCCGGCACCCGGGGACGCGGACTGGGCAGCCGGGGCACCGCCAGTTCGGCGGGGAGCCCGGTGAGGTAGGCGAACCCGGGGGCGAAGCCGCAGAAGGCCACCCGGAAGTCGGTGCGGGTCAACCGCTCGACCACCGCGGCCACGTCCACGCCCCAGTGGTCGGCGACGGCGGGCAGGTCCTCGCCGTCGTACGTCACGGAGACCTCGACCGGGTCGGCGGTGGGCCGGTCGGCGGGGGTGTGCGGTCGGGGCGCCCAGGTCGCGATCCGCGCGGCGGTCGCCGCCGGGTCGGGCACGCCGTCGAGCAGGACGGTGGTGGCTGCCGGCACGATCTCGTCGGCGGTCAGCTCGCCGCGCTCGCGCCGCCGCCACAGCTCGGCCCGCCACGCCTCGACGAGGCCGGCGGTCGCCCCGGGATCGGTGGCCTCCTCGGCGGCCTGGGCCCCTCCGGTGCCGGTTGTCCGGGCCGCTTCCGGCGTGGTGCAGTCGAGCAGCAGGGCGTGCGCCCCGACGGGTCGGATCCGCATGTCGACATACTTCCCGACGGGTCCGCCGGTACGGAGTTCGACCGATCGACGTCCCACGTGACCGGACGCACTACTTGCAGGTAACCTACGGTGTCGTAACCTGAGAGCGTGACCACCTCCGCACCGCTTCGACTCAAGCCGGTCGACATCGGCAAGCCCCGGATGCGCGGCTGGCTACATGCGTACGCCTTCTTCGTCGCTCTCGTCTGCGGGATCGTGCTCAGCGCGATCGCGGCCTCCCGCCCCGGCTGGGCACCCCTGGTGAGCTGCGTGATCTACAGCCTGACGGTGTGCGGGCTCTTCGGCACCAGCGCCCTCTACCACCGGCGGGTGTGGTCCGAGCGCGGCTACCAGATCATGCGCCGCATGGACCATTCGATGATCTTCGTGTTCATCGCCGGCACGTACACACCGTTCTGCGTCCTGCTGCTGGAGCCCCGGCCGGCCGCGATCATGCTGTCGCTGGTCTGGGGTGGGGCGGTCGCCGGCGTGGCGCTGAAGATGGTCTGGCCGCACGCCCCGCGCTGGGTCTCCGCGCCGCTCTACCTGGCGCTCGGCTGGGTCTCGGTGGCGATGCTGCCCGACATCCTCCACCGGGGCGGCGTGACCGCACTGGTGCTGCTCATCGTCGGCGGCGCGATCTACAGCGTCGGCGCGGTCTTCTACGCGCTGCGCCGGCCCAACCCCTGGCCCACCGTCTTCGGGCACCACGAGTTCTTCCACGCCTGCACCCTGGTGGCCGCGCTCTGCCACCACATCGCGATCTACTTCGCCCTGTTCGCCTGACAGGCCTTGCGTCCCGGGCGGATCCTTCCGTCCGGGACAGGCCCCGGGGCGGCGCGTGACCGGGAGTCCGGCGAGGGGTGTCGACGGCCGTCGACACCCGAAGTCGCCGCACACGCCACGGGGCCCACCACGCGACCCGGGGCCCCGCCACGCTGGCGGAGCCCCCGGGTCGGAACGGTGTCGGAACGGTCAGACCGTGCGGCGCGGCCGGCGCACCTCGCGGTACTCCTCGACGACCCGGTCGTCCTGCACCGGCACGACCCGCTCGGCGACGACCCGGTCCTCGGGGACCGGCCGGGCGACGACGGTGCGACGGCGCGTGTTCCAGAAGTGGAGCGTGACCAGCAGGCCGGCCAGGCCGGCGAGCATCAGCACCCAGCCGACGACGGCCAGGTTGAGCCAGCCCAGATCCGCCTCCACGGCGAACGCGAAGATCGCACCCAGCGCGATCAGGAAGATACTGCCACCAAAACCCATGTCGTCGCCTCCTCGGCTGTCCCTGGCGTCTGCCTCCGCCGCGGCCATCGGTGAGGTTGCGGCATCCATCGACTTACCCAGGCGCTCTGATCGTCAATCGGGCAAGCTGGGGACATGACGGACGCTCACGCCGAGGAACGGACACTGGTGCTGCTCCGGCACGCCAAGGCGGAGCCGCCGGGGGATGTGCTGGATGTGCAGCGCCCGCTGGCCACCCGGGGCCACGCGGACGCGGCGGCGGCCGGCGCCTGGCTGGCCAAGCACGAGTTGCTGCCCGACGTGGTGATCTGCTCGGCCGCCCGACGCACGCGGGAGACCTGGCACGGCGTGGCGATGGGCATGACAGGGTCACCGGCCGAGGGCGGCTCGGCCGGCCCCGCCCCCGTCGTGCACTACGAGGCGGACGCGTACGAGGCCCGTCCCGAGGACCTGTTGGCGCTGGTCAACAGGGCCGACCCGGCTGCCCGCACCGTGCTGCTGATCGCCCACAACCCGGGCATCTCGCTGCTCTCCGCCCTGCTCGACCCACTGCGGGCGGACCAGGACGGGCTGCGCACCAGCGACGTCGTGGTACACCGATCCGTGGGCGACTGGGCCGGCCTGGGCCGGGGAGGGGCACCGATCGCCGCTCGGCACACCGCACGCGGCTGAGCCATCCGCACGGCATCCGGTTGCGGCACCGGGCCGGCCGACTGCCCGCGGCTGAGCCACCCGTACGCCATCCGGTTGCGGCACCGGGCCGGCCGACTGCACGCAGCTGAGCCATCCGCCCGGTGCTCGGCGGATGGCTCAGCGGCCACGTACCGTCGGCCCGCCGCCGGCCCCGGGTGCGGGGGCGGTGAGGCGCGGCTCAGCGGCCGCAAATCGTCGGCCGGCCGGCTCAGCGACTCAGGACGGTGGCGCCGTCGGCGGCGGCGGGTCGGGCGGTGGCGGCATCATCGCCGTGGGATGCGAGAGCCGGTTCTCCTCCACGATCAGTGTCCGTGCCCGCTTGCGGCGGTCCTGCCAGAACCAGAGCGTGGTCAGGAGCACCGCGAGCCCGGCCAGGATGAACACCCAGCCGACCGCGCGCAGGTCGACCCACCAGACGTTGGCCCGGATGGCGAAGGTGAGGATCGCGCCGATCGCGATCAGGAAGATCCCGCTACCAATGCCCATGTGCGCTGCACTCCCCCGTGCGGTGGCTCTGGGCGTTCTCTGACGTGGTCCCGCGACGGTTACCCGCCACGCCGCCCGGCTACCCGGACGGGGTCCCCGAATAGCGGCCCGAGCCTCGTCCGCCCCGGCAGGCCGGCGGCCGTCCTTCCGGAGCCGCTAGGACGCCTCCACGACCACGCAAAGTGACACCATTGAAGGATCGGGCGAAACTACCTACGGTCACCGGGGACCGGCGCCACCTAAGAGGGCTAATCGGTCAGAAATGCTCTTACCGCCCATAACTAGCCGCTTGGCGCTCCGCCACCGACACCTGCTCCGGACGCTTTGCTCTGCAGCCATGGACGCACCGGGCACCCGGAGTCACTGGCGCCTCCGTGGGTGCAGAGCAAAGCGTCCGGAGAGGTATGGGCCGAGCAGTCGCATGACATGACGCTCGGTGAGCAAACCTGCCGAGTTCGCCGACGAGTCCCACGTGCACCGAGGAGCTTCCGCAGGGATTCCCGACGCCGGACACCGTTGGCAGACCGGCGAACCAGCGAACCAGCCGGCAGGCGGACCAGCCGGGCCGGGCGGACCAGCCGGCAGGCGGACCAGCCGGCAGGCGGACCAGCGGACCAGCGGGGCCGCGCGGACCAGCGGGGCGCCGGACCGGCGCGTGGCGAGGGCGGATCGTGGCGTGGACGAACGGCGTCGGGTTCAGCGGATGGACGAACGACGGCCGGCGGGCTGTCGCCCGCCGGCCGTCGTCGTCGGATCACCGTCGTGTCAGCGCCGGGTCGCCCCCGGCTCCGCCGCCGCGCCGTGGCGCGCTACGGCGTGTCTCAGAAGGCCTCCTCCGGGAGGTCCATGATGTCCAGGTCGGTGCCCTCGATGATCCGCCGGTCGGCGCCGATGCGGGGCAGCACCTCGCGGGCGAAGAACCGGGCGGCGGCCACCTTGCCGGTGTAGAACGCCTTGTCGGCCGCGGAGACCTCGCCGGCCAGGGCCTTGAGGGCCACGTCGGCCTGCTTCTGGAGCAGCCAGGCCACGACCAGGTCGCCGATCGCCAGCAGGAACCGGCGGCTGCTCAGGCCGACCTTGTAGAGCGCCCGAGTGTCGCCGCCCTGCGCCTCGCCCAGCCAGCCGGTCATCACGCCGAGGATGTTCTGGATCTCGGCGAGCGCCTTGCCGAGCGCCTGCCGCTCCTCCTTGAGCTGGCCGTTGCCGCCCTCGGTGGCGATGAACTCCTGGATCTCGGCGGCGACCACCATCAGGGCCTTGCCGTTGTCCCGGACGATCTTCCGGAAGATCAGGTCGAGGCTCTGGATCGCGGTGGTGCCCTCGTACAGGGTGTCGATCTTGGCGTCCCGGACGTACTGCTCGAGCGGGTAGTCCTGCAGGAAGCCGGAGCCGCCGAAGGTCTGCAGCGACTCGTGGCCGAGCAGCTCGTACGCCCGCTCCGAGCCGACGCCCTTGACCAGCGGGAGGAGCAGGTCGTTGACCCGCTTGGCGAGCTTGGTGGCCTTCTCGTCGCCCGCCGCCTCGGCGATGGCGACCTTGTCCTGCCAGGTGGCGGTGTAGCAGACCAGGGCGCGCAGGCCCTCGGCGTACGACTTCTGCAGCATCAGCGAGCGGCGCACGTCCGGGTGGTGGGTGATCGTGACGCGCGGCGCGGTCTTGTCCGCCATCTGGGTCAGGTCGGCGCCCTGCACCCGGCTCTTGGCGTACTCGAGGGCGTTCAGGTAGCCGGTCGAGAGGGTGGCGATGGCCTTGGTGCCGACCATCATCCGGGCGCTCTCGATGATCATGAACATCTGCCGGATGCCCTCGTGCTTCTCGCCCAGCAGCCAGCCCTTGGCCGGTACGCCGTGCTCGCCGAAGGTCAGCTCGCAGGTGTTGGAGACCTTCAGGCCCATCTTGTGCTCGACGTTGGTGGCGAAGACGCCGTTGCGCTCGCCCAGCTCGCCGGTGTTCTCGTCGAAGTGGTACTTCGGCACCACGAAGAGGGACAGGCCCTTGGTGCCCGGCCCGCCGACACCCTCGACGCCGACCGGGCGGGCCAGCACGTAGTGGATGATGTTGTCGGTCAGGTCGTGCTCGGCGGACGTGATGAAGCGCTTCACGCCCTCGATGTGCCACGAGCCGTCGGGCTGCGGGATGGCGCGGGCCCGCCCGGCGCCCACGTCCGAGCCGGCGTCCGGCTCGGTGAGCACCATCGTGGAGCCCCACTGCTTGTCGACGAAGAGCTTCGCCCACTTCTTCTGCTGCTCGGTGCCCTCGACCTGGAGCACGTGCGCGAAGGACGGGCCGGAGGCGTACATCCAGATGGCGGCGTTGGAACCGACGATCAGCTCGGCGAGGGACCAGACCAGCGCCCGGGGCGCGTTGCTGCCCTCCAGCTCGGCCGGGAGCTCCAGCCGCCAGAACTCGGAGTTCATGTACGCGCGGTAGGACTTCTTGAACGACTCCGGCAGCGGCGCGGTGTGCGTGGCCGGGTCGAAGACCGGCGGGTTGCGGTCGCTGTCCGTGTAGCTGGCGGCCAGATCCTCGCGGGCGAGGCGGTCGACCTCGGCGAGGATGTCGCGCGCGGTGTCGACGTCCAGGTCCGTGTACGGCGCCTGGCTGAACGCCTGGTCCGCCCCGAAGACCTCGAAGAGGTTGAACTCGAGGTCCCGAAGGTTGCTCTTGTAGTGGGTCATGCTCGCTGGCCCCGCTTCCGGACAGGTGTTACCGATCAGTAACCCCGACTGTATTACCGAGGGGTAGGCAGCGACAAGCCGATCACCGAAGTGACGGCGATTACACACTTCCCGTTCAGGTTGCGATGGGTCGTCCCGCACCCGCATGAACGGCCCGGGTCGGCTCAGCTCTCGGCCGCGCCGACCTCCCAGCTCGGGACGACGGCGGTCACGCCTTCGCGCGAGCCCGTGTACTCCATCAGGACCAGGGCGATGTCGTCGTCGAGGCGGCCGTGCACCCACTCGACTAGAGCGGTCTCCAGCGAGGCGAGCCCGTCGGCGACGGTGCCGTGACCGAGCAGCCGCCAGGCCCGGTCGGCGGTCGGGAAGAACTCACCCTCACGCCGCGCCTCGCCGAGCCCGTCGGTGAAGAGCAGCAACCGGTCGCCGGGCTCCAGCCGCTCGACCCGCGGGCGGACCACCGGCATGAAGCCCAGCGGCGGGGCGGGCGCCGGCGGCTCCAGCGGGATGACGGCGCCCCGGCGCAGCAGCAGCGGCGGCGGGTGGCCGCAGTTGACGATCGTCAGCGTCCCGCCCCGCTCCTCGACCAGCGCTGCGGTGACGAAGTCCTCGTCGCCCACGTTGCGGGCCACCGCCCGGTCCAGGTCGGTCACGATCGCCCGCAGGTCGGCCCGCTCGTACGCCACGTGCCGGTAGGAGCCCAGCACGATGCTGGCCAGCCGGACCGCGTCCAGCCCCTTGCCCCGCACGTCACCGATGATCATGCGTACCCCGTACGGCGTGTCGATCGCCTCGTACAGGTCACCGCCGATCTCGGCCGTGGCGGTGGAGGAGATGTAGCGGGCCGCCACCGAGAGACTGCCGACCTGGGGCCCGAGCGGCCGCAGCACGGCCTGCTGCGCCACCGCCGCGAGCCGGGACAGCTCCGCGATCCGTTCGGCCTGCCGCTGCCGTACACCCGCGGTGACCGCCGCGATCCCGGCGCCCAACGCGATGCACGTGACGGCGATCGCGGTGGAGAGCGACACGGACCGCTCGCCGAGGGCGAAGCCCGCCCCGAGCGCGGTGGCGGTGGCACCCACCCCGAGGACGATCCGCCACGACGCCAGCGCGGCGGCCAGGAAGGGCGCGGCGACCATGAGCGCGATGTAGTTCGCCGGCCGCCCGTCGGCCAGTTCCACGGCCGAGACGAGCGCGAGCAGGACGACGGCCGCGCCGAGGCCGGCGCGGGATCCGGGGCTCAGCGGGCCGTGGCCCGACTGGAAGGGTTTCGTGCGTACGAGGGACAGCATGCCTGATGGACGTGAACGGGTGAATGAACCTGGCCCGTCGTCCGAGGATGTTCTGACCGCGCGGATCGTCCGGCCGCCCCGATCGCCGGCCGGAGCAGGGCTCAGCCGAGCACCTCGTAGCGGACCTCGACGTGCCCGGCGTCGAGGGAGGCGATCTCGGCGAACGCGGCGCGGGACAGGTCCAGGCAGCGTCCCTCGATGAACGGGCCGCGGTCGTTGATCCGCACCGTCACGGACTTGCCGGTCGCCGGGTTGGTCACTCGGACCTTCGTGTCGAACGGCAGGGTCTTGTGGGCGGCGGTCAGCTCGGACGGGTCGAAGTACTCGCCGTTGGCGGTGAGCTGCCCCTCCGAGTAGAACGAGGCGCCGCACGAGCCGCTGTCCACCACGGGGCGGGCGGTGCTGGTCTTCTTCGTGGCGGTGGGCTTCGGCGTGGCGGTGCGCGGCTTGCTCCGGGAGGGCGCCTGGGTGGACCGGCTGGCCCTGGGGCTGGCGGTCGCGCTCGGCGACGCGCTGGCGCTGGGCGAGGCGGCCGGTGAGCTGGGGGCCGCGCTGCTCGGCGTGCCGGCGGGCGAGAGGTCCACGGCTACCGGCCGGGCGGCATCCGAGCCGGAGGTCAGCCGGACGGCTCCGACGGTGCCGCCGACGGCGAGGGCGACCCCGACCGCAGCGGCGGCCGCGATGCCGGCCGGCGAGGAGAACATGCGGGTACGGGAGTGCCTGCCAGCCACCGAACCGGTCCTTTCGTCATCTGAACAAACCGGGTCGGACCGTAACGAGAGAAGCACTTCCGAAGTCAACGTGATCATGGTGGTATGCCCGTAATTATGGTGATACGTGTAGCCGATCATCCGACCCGGCGTCGGCCGGGCGGCCCGGGTGCGCGGCCGGTCGGGAGCACGGCGCGCCGAGTGAGCGGCGCCGGTCACGGCCGACGGGGTCGCGCGATGGCGGGCGGGTCGCGCGGGCGCGCCCGCTGGCGCAGGATGGTCCGCATGCCCTCCGAGCTGAGCGGACGCCTGGCCGAGCTGGTCCGGTGGATGGATCCCGGCCCCGGCGCCAGCCACCTGGTCAGCGATGTCTCCGGCTGGTGGCGGGACCCGCAGGTGCTCGCCCGGCTGGGGCCGGCCCTGGTGGAGCCGTTCCGGGCGGCCCGGCCGACGGTCGTCGTCTCGCCCGCGGTGACGGGGTTCCTGCTCGGGCCGCTCGCCGCGACGGCGCTCGGGGTGGGCTTCGTCCCGGCGCACAAGCCGGGCGACGGCCGGTTGCCCGCCGGGCCGCTGACCTGGGCGCAGAGCCCGCCCGACTTCCGCGGGCGACGGGTAGACCTGGCCGTCCGGGAACACGGCCTCGACCGGGGCGACCGGGTGCTGGTGGTGGACGACTGGGTCGCCACGGGAGCCCAGGTCCGCGCGCTCTACGAGATCTGCGCCGCGCGGGGCGCCGAACCCGTCGGCACCGCCACCGTGGTGCTCGACTGCCCGCCGGCGGTCGCCACCGAGCTGCGGATCCGAGGGCTGGTCGACGGCGACGCCCTGGCGTGACCTGGACGAACTCCTCGACGGCCGTGCAGACCCGGACGAGCGCCTCCGCGGAGCGGCCGAATGCGCGAGCGCGAGATCGACGCCGGCGGTAGCGTCGGCAGGATGTGGCCTCGGATCGGCGGACTGCGCACCCTCGCCCTCGGCACCCCCGGTGAGCTGCGGACGCGACTGAACACCCTGGTGCTCGCCGGGGTGAAGACTGCGACCGCGGGCCTGACCGTCGAGTACGCCCAGGAGGGCGAGGAGCTGGAGCACGTCGGCGAGCGGCTGGTCCTCGTCGACGACGAGGACTCGCTGGTCGGCGTCGTCGAGGTGACCGGCGTCGAGGCGGTCCGCCTCGCCGACGTGCCGTGGGACTTCGCCCGCGCCGAGGGGGAGGGCGACCGCTCGATCGAGGAGTGGCGCGAGGGGCACGCGGCGTACTGGGCGCGGGTCGGCACCCCCGTCACCGACGACAGCGAGGTGGTCTGCGTCCGGTTCCGGCTGGTCTCCGCGGGCGACGGCGGCATCACCACCGGGGACCTCAGCACCTGAGCGTCCCGGCGGGTGGCTCAGGTGCGGCGCAGCTCCGGCAGCAGGCGGGTCGCCACGTCCACCAGGACGGACTCGTCGCCGGCGTACCAGCTGCTGGCCCGGGGCCAGTGCGTCACCACGTCGGTGAAGCCGAGGGCGGCCGCCCGGCCGACCTGGTCGGCGAAGAACTGGGCGCTGCGCAGCGAGAAGGCCGGCGCCGAGTCCAGCGAGAGGTAGCGGTCGAGGGTGCCCGGGTCGCGGCCGGCGGCGGCGAGCGTCTTGTCCATCCGGGCGGACAGCTCGGCCACCCCGTCCCACCAGCTCTCCAGGTCGTCGCCGCCGGGCCCGGTGGTGACCCAGCCCTGGCCGAACCGCACGACCAGCCGCATGGACCGGGGCCCGTTGGCGGCCATCACGAACGGCACCCGGGGCGTCTGGACGCAGCCCGGGTTGTTCCGCGCGTCCACCGCCGCGAACCAGTCGCCCCGCCAGGTCGTGCCGTCCTCGCGCAGGATCAGGTCGAGCAGTTCGGTGAACTCGGCGTAGCGGTCCACCCGCTGGCGCGGCGGCAGCGTCTCCCCGCCGAGCACGGCCGCGTCGAAGCCGATGCCGCCCGCGCCGAGGCCGAGCAGCAGCCGCCCGTCGGAGACGTCGTCGAGCGCGGTGACCTGCCGGGCGAACGCCGCCGGGTGGCGGAAGTTGGGCGAGGCGACCAGCGTCCCGAGGCGGATGCGGGAGGTCACCGTCGCGGCGGCGGTCAGCGTGGTCACCGAGTCGAACCACGGCCCGTCGACCAGGTCGCGCCAGCCCAGGTGGTCGTACGTCCAGGCGTGGTCGAAGCCCCACTCCTCCGCCTGCCGCCACCGGCGACGCGAGTCTGACCAGCGCTGGTCGGGGAGGATCACGATGCCAATCCGCATGATCGCCAGCCTAGCGGCCAGCACCGGCCCCGACGCCGACCCACGCGACACCCCTTGCCATGCATCGATGATCTGAATATCTTGACACGGTGGCCGCGATGCGCGAACCGACGTTCCTGATCCTCACCGCGCTCGCCGGCGGTCCCCGGCACGGTTACGGCATCGTCCAGGACGTCACCGCCCTCTCCGCGCAGCGCGTCTCGCTCCTGCCGGGCACCCTCTACGCCGCCCTGGACCGGCTGCACGCGCAGGGGCTCGTCGCGCCCGACCGGGAGGAGACCGTCGACGGCCGGCTGCGCCGCTACTACCGCCTCACCCCCGACGGCGTCCGCGCCCTGGACGCCGAGACCGCCCGGCTGCGACAGCTCGCCAGCGCCGCCGAGACGCGGCTGCGCGCCCTGCGCCCCGGGCTCGCCTGACCCGCCCGCAAGCCCGCGACGCACGCTCCGCGGCGGGCGCGCGTACCGACGAGAGGACGGCCATGCCGACGAACGGCGACCCGCTCGCCCGCCGCTACCGGCGGCTGCTGTTCTGCCATCCGCGCGAATACCGGCGGGCCCGGGCCGACGAGATGGTCGGCGTGCTACTGGACGCGGCGCCGGCCGGCCGCACGCGGCCGACCGTGCGGGAGGCCGCGAACCTGGTCCGGCACGGCCTGCGCTGCCGGCTGGGGCGACCGGCCAGCCGCACGGTCGGGGTCTGGGCGGCCCTCACCGCCGTCGTCTGCGGCCTGTTCACCGCCGCCCTCGCCACCCGGGCCGCCTGGGAGACCTCCCGGCCGATGCCGGACCGGGCCGAGACCGCCGCCGTCGTCGCCGCCGTGCTGCCCGGGCACGACCTCGGCGAGGTCGACCTGTCGCCCGCGCTCTTCACCTTCTACACCCAGCCGCTCACCGTGTGGCACATCGACAACCTGATCCTCGGGGACGGCGGCGAATACGAGCAGAGCGAGGTCACGGCCGAGGTGGTCGGCGCGCCCACGGCGTCCGCCGAGGAGGCGCTCGCGCTGGCGCAGCGGCGTTTGCGCGAGACCGGCTGGCAGGTGTACGAGCCGACGGTCGGCCGATACTCCGGCTGCGCCGACAAGTTCTGCTCGCGAGTCACGGACACCACCGAGACCACGCTCCCCGCCCGACGTGGGGACACCGAGGTCGCCCTCCACGTCCGCGCCGAGACGCCCGGCGACACCGTCGGACTCCGGCTGGAGCTGCGCCGGACGACCCCGCCGGCCGTGTTTCCGGCCGGCGTCGCCAGCGGCTTGCTCGGCGCGGGCCTCGGCTGGCTGGTCTTCGGCTGGGCGAGCCGCCGCACCGAGGCGGCGCACCCCGCCCGGGGCGCGGTCACCGTCCTGTATGCCATCACCATGTTCCTGTGGTGGACGCCCGTCCTGCTGGCCGCTCCCGCCCTGGTCGGGCACCACGTCGACGAGCCGCACCCGACGTGGCACCCGCTGTGGGAGTGGCTCGGCCAACCGGTCGCCTCGCTCCTGTTCGTGGTGGGCGCGGCGACCGCGCTGCTCGGGCTGGGCCTGGCCACCGTGCCGCGCCGGGACCCGCTGCCCAGCACGGCCGCCGGCTGACCGCCCCGGAGATCCCGCGTCGGGGCACCGTCGCCGCCGCCGACGGCCAGCCGGGCGGAAAGGCGGTGGGCGACGGACGACGGCCGCGTACGCTGCCCCGCGTGGATCAGCCGGCGCCGCACACTGTCGAATCCCTCGCCGCCGACCTGCGCGATCTCGGCCTCTCGGCCGGGGACGTCGTGCTGGCACACGCGTCGGTGCGGAGCCTCGGCTTCGTCGCCGGTGGGGCGCACGCGCTCGTGGCGGCTCTGCTGGAGGTGCTCGGTCCGGCCGGCACCCTGGTGGTGCCCACCCACACCCCCGACAACACCGACCCGGCCGGCTGGAACTCCCCGCCCGTACCCGAGGCGTGGTGGCCGGTGATCCGCGACCACACGCCCGGCTTCGACCCGGCGCGCACCCCCAGCCGGTACGTGGGAATCCTGCCGGAACTGGTCCGCACCTGGCCCGGCGCGCTGCGCAGCGACCACCCGCAGGTCTCCTTCGCCGCCCTCGGCGCGCGGGCCGGGGAGGTCGTGCACGGGCACCGCCTGGACGACGCGCTGGGCGAGCGGTCGCCGCTCGGCGCGGTGTACCGCCTCGACGGCAAGGTGCTCCTGCTCGGCTGCGGCCACGACGCGAACACGTCGCTGCACCTCGCCGAGTGGCGGCAGGCGTCCCCGCCCCGCGCCGAGCACGGGGCCTCGGTCCGCGGGTCCGACGGCGGCAGCCACTGGCTGACCTGGGTCGACGTCCTGACCGACGAGGACGACTTCGAACGGCTGGGCGCCGACTTCGAGGCGACCGGCGCGGTCGCCGAGGGCCGGGTCGGCCAGGCCACCGCGCGGTTGATGGCGCAGCGTGCGGTGGTCGACTTCGCCACCGACTG harbors:
- a CDS encoding phosphoribosyltransferase family protein, whose translation is MPSELSGRLAELVRWMDPGPGASHLVSDVSGWWRDPQVLARLGPALVEPFRAARPTVVVSPAVTGFLLGPLAATALGVGFVPAHKPGDGRLPAGPLTWAQSPPDFRGRRVDLAVREHGLDRGDRVLVVDDWVATGAQVRALYEICAARGAEPVGTATVVLDCPPAVATELRIRGLVDGDALA
- a CDS encoding DUF6458 family protein, with amino-acid sequence MGFGGSIFLIALGAIFAFAVEADLGWLNLAVVGWVLMLAGLAGLLVTLHFWNTRRRTVVARPVPEDRVVAERVVPVQDDRVVEEYREVRRPRRTV
- a CDS encoding LLM class flavin-dependent oxidoreductase; the protein is MRIGIVILPDQRWSDSRRRWRQAEEWGFDHAWTYDHLGWRDLVDGPWFDSVTTLTAAATVTSRIRLGTLVASPNFRHPAAFARQVTALDDVSDGRLLLGLGAGGIGFDAAVLGGETLPPRQRVDRYAEFTELLDLILREDGTTWRGDWFAAVDARNNPGCVQTPRVPFVMAANGPRSMRLVVRFGQGWVTTGPGGDDLESWWDGVAELSARMDKTLAAAGRDPGTLDRYLSLDSAPAFSLRSAQFFADQVGRAAALGFTDVVTHWPRASSWYAGDESVLVDVATRLLPELRRT
- a CDS encoding PadR family transcriptional regulator; its protein translation is MREPTFLILTALAGGPRHGYGIVQDVTALSAQRVSLLPGTLYAALDRLHAQGLVAPDREETVDGRLRRYYRLTPDGVRALDAETARLRQLASAAETRLRALRPGLA
- a CDS encoding 5-oxoprolinase subunit B family protein encodes the protein MRIRPVGAHALLLDCTTPEAARTTGTGGAQAAEEATDPGATAGLVEAWRAELWRRRERGELTADEIVPAATTVLLDGVPDPAATAARIATWAPRPHTPADRPTADPVEVSVTYDGEDLPAVADHWGVDVAAVVERLTRTDFRVAFCGFAPGFAYLTGLPAELAVPRLPSPRPRVPAGAVALAGPYAGIYPTASPGGWLLVGRTAMTLFDVHADPPARLTPGTGVRLVAA
- a CDS encoding ASCH domain-containing protein, with the translated sequence MREREIDAGGSVGRMWPRIGGLRTLALGTPGELRTRLNTLVLAGVKTATAGLTVEYAQEGEELEHVGERLVLVDDEDSLVGVVEVTGVEAVRLADVPWDFARAEGEGDRSIEEWREGHAAYWARVGTPVTDDSEVVCVRFRLVSAGDGGITTGDLST
- a CDS encoding acyl-CoA dehydrogenase → MTHYKSNLRDLEFNLFEVFGADQAFSQAPYTDLDVDTARDILAEVDRLAREDLAASYTDSDRNPPVFDPATHTAPLPESFKKSYRAYMNSEFWRLELPAELEGSNAPRALVWSLAELIVGSNAAIWMYASGPSFAHVLQVEGTEQQKKWAKLFVDKQWGSTMVLTEPDAGSDVGAGRARAIPQPDGSWHIEGVKRFITSAEHDLTDNIIHYVLARPVGVEGVGGPGTKGLSLFVVPKYHFDENTGELGERNGVFATNVEHKMGLKVSNTCELTFGEHGVPAKGWLLGEKHEGIRQMFMIIESARMMVGTKAIATLSTGYLNALEYAKSRVQGADLTQMADKTAPRVTITHHPDVRRSLMLQKSYAEGLRALVCYTATWQDKVAIAEAAGDEKATKLAKRVNDLLLPLVKGVGSERAYELLGHESLQTFGGSGFLQDYPLEQYVRDAKIDTLYEGTTAIQSLDLIFRKIVRDNGKALMVVAAEIQEFIATEGGNGQLKEERQALGKALAEIQNILGVMTGWLGEAQGGDTRALYKVGLSSRRFLLAIGDLVVAWLLQKQADVALKALAGEVSAADKAFYTGKVAAARFFAREVLPRIGADRRIIEGTDLDIMDLPEEAF
- a CDS encoding SixA phosphatase family protein, producing the protein MTDAHAEERTLVLLRHAKAEPPGDVLDVQRPLATRGHADAAAAGAWLAKHELLPDVVICSAARRTRETWHGVAMGMTGSPAEGGSAGPAPVVHYEADAYEARPEDLLALVNRADPAARTVLLIAHNPGISLLSALLDPLRADQDGLRTSDVVVHRSVGDWAGLGRGGAPIAARHTARG
- a CDS encoding PP2C family protein-serine/threonine phosphatase; translated protein: MLSLVRTKPFQSGHGPLSPGSRAGLGAAVVLLALVSAVELADGRPANYIALMVAAPFLAAALASWRIVLGVGATATALGAGFALGERSVSLSTAIAVTCIALGAGIAAVTAGVRQRQAERIAELSRLAAVAQQAVLRPLGPQVGSLSVAARYISSTATAEIGGDLYEAIDTPYGVRMIIGDVRGKGLDAVRLASIVLGSYRHVAYERADLRAIVTDLDRAVARNVGDEDFVTAALVEERGGTLTIVNCGHPPPLLLRRGAVIPLEPPAPAPPLGFMPVVRPRVERLEPGDRLLLFTDGLGEARREGEFFPTADRAWRLLGHGTVADGLASLETALVEWVHGRLDDDIALVLMEYTGSREGVTAVVPSWEVGAAES
- the trhA gene encoding PAQR family membrane homeostasis protein TrhA codes for the protein MTTSAPLRLKPVDIGKPRMRGWLHAYAFFVALVCGIVLSAIAASRPGWAPLVSCVIYSLTVCGLFGTSALYHRRVWSERGYQIMRRMDHSMIFVFIAGTYTPFCVLLLEPRPAAIMLSLVWGGAVAGVALKMVWPHAPRWVSAPLYLALGWVSVAMLPDILHRGGVTALVLLIVGGAIYSVGAVFYALRRPNPWPTVFGHHEFFHACTLVAALCHHIAIYFALFA
- a CDS encoding DUF6458 family protein — translated: MGIGSGIFLIAIGAILTFAIRANVWWVDLRAVGWVFILAGLAVLLTTLWFWQDRRKRARTLIVEENRLSHPTAMMPPPPDPPPPTAPPS
- a CDS encoding septal ring lytic transglycosylase RlpA family protein, with amino-acid sequence MAGRHSRTRMFSSPAGIAAAAAVGVALAVGGTVGAVRLTSGSDAARPVAVDLSPAGTPSSAAPSSPAASPSASASPSATASPRASRSTQAPSRSKPRTATPKPTATKKTSTARPVVDSGSCGASFYSEGQLTANGEYFDPSELTAAHKTLPFDTKVRVTNPATGKSVTVRINDRGPFIEGRCLDLSRAAFAEIASLDAGHVEVRYEVLG